A single window of Streptomyces diastaticus subsp. diastaticus DNA harbors:
- the fomD gene encoding cytidylyl-2-hydroxypropylphosphonate hydrolase, with protein sequence MAETESATGGAAARGGRWAPGTPILWRYRENAGERFHICRPVTVVRDTPDLLAVWMAPGTEVVRPVLADGTPLHREPLRTRYTKPRAVRRDHWFGTGVLKLARPGEPWSVWLFWEPGWRFKNWYVNLEQPLERWSEGVDSQDHFLDIAVAPDRSWRWLDEDEFAEAQAAGLMGAEQARAVREAGARAVERIAAWEAPFNGGWPEWRPDPGWPIPVLPGDWDRTGVRVGGG encoded by the coding sequence ATGGCAGAGACGGAGAGCGCGACAGGCGGTGCGGCGGCGCGGGGCGGGCGGTGGGCGCCGGGCACCCCGATCCTGTGGCGGTACCGGGAGAACGCCGGGGAGCGGTTCCACATCTGCCGCCCGGTCACGGTGGTCCGCGACACCCCCGACCTGCTCGCCGTGTGGATGGCGCCGGGCACCGAGGTGGTCCGCCCGGTCCTCGCCGACGGAACCCCCCTGCACCGCGAGCCGCTGCGGACGCGGTACACCAAGCCCCGCGCTGTCCGCCGGGACCACTGGTTCGGCACCGGCGTGCTGAAGCTGGCCCGCCCCGGCGAGCCGTGGTCGGTGTGGCTCTTCTGGGAACCCGGCTGGCGGTTCAAGAACTGGTACGTCAATCTGGAGCAGCCGCTGGAGAGGTGGTCCGAGGGCGTCGACTCCCAGGACCACTTCCTGGACATCGCGGTGGCCCCGGACCGCAGTTGGCGGTGGCTGGACGAGGACGAGTTCGCCGAGGCGCAGGCGGCCGGGCTGATGGGGGCGGAACAGGCACGCGCGGTGCGGGAGGCCGGGGCCCGGGCGGTGGAGCGGATCGCCGCCTGGGAGGCCCCGTTCAACGGCGGCTGGCCCGAGTGGCGGCCCGACCCGGGATGGCCGATTCCGGTACTCCCCGGCGACTGGGATCGCACGGGCGTACGAGTGGGCGGTGGCTGA
- a CDS encoding transglycosylase domain-containing protein, which translates to MSRSDEGRAGRGGDGRARSSGGIRRFFTLKKLLGAFFTVCLLGMLGFVGLYLAVDVPEGNADATRQSNVYKYADGSQITHTGSVNREIVGLDRIPKDVQRTFVAAENKTFYTDGGIDLKGTARGLVNTVSGKGKQGGSTITQQYVKNYYLTSDQTVSRKVKELVIALKVDQRMSKDDILAGYINTSYYGRGAHGIQAAAQSYYGVDADDLTVSQGAYLAALLQAPSQYDWAVASEKGKKLVKERWRYVLDNMVDQGWLDKASAAEEEFPVPDEPKPAPGLQGQKGYLVNAANNALRKQLMAQGATAEEAQTSVEAGGWTMTLNIDKKKQRELERSVDSSLNDQLDPEARKVDARVQTGAASVDPRNGKVLALYGGRDYLEHQLSNATRRDYQVASTFKPLILASALESGAKTQDGQAITAGTIYDGTSERPLEGSPTPYAPPNEDDVDYGPVTVQKAMNKSVNSVFAQMGVDVGMDEVMKTAGDLGMDVDGLEAVPAQTLGSMGASPLEMAGVYATFANHGKLVTPAVLKSAENRDGSVDLPKAVGEQVIKRSTADAVTSVLTGVVDDGTGAAVRHSAQDVAGKTGTSDDNKSAWFTGFTPKLVTSVGLFGEDMEKKGQQVSLHGAAGGGRVNGGGFPARIWADYTFDVMGTPVAFELETDMGAGVAPPPEPDPTTPPPPEETEPAEPSGDPEPSDDPPSEEPTDPDPSDQPTGDPSAPESPPETPPGPELPTNDPVAPGAEE; encoded by the coding sequence ATGAGCCGATCGGACGAAGGACGAGCGGGGCGGGGCGGCGACGGCCGGGCGCGCTCGTCGGGCGGCATACGCCGCTTCTTCACGCTCAAGAAACTGCTCGGTGCCTTCTTCACCGTCTGCCTGCTCGGGATGCTGGGCTTCGTCGGCCTCTACCTCGCCGTCGACGTGCCCGAGGGCAACGCCGACGCCACGCGCCAGAGCAACGTCTACAAGTACGCCGACGGCTCCCAGATCACCCACACCGGGTCCGTCAACCGCGAGATCGTCGGACTGGACCGGATACCCAAGGACGTGCAGCGCACGTTCGTGGCAGCCGAGAACAAGACGTTCTACACCGACGGCGGCATCGACCTGAAGGGCACCGCCCGGGGACTGGTCAACACCGTCTCCGGAAAGGGCAAGCAGGGCGGCTCGACCATCACCCAGCAGTACGTGAAGAACTACTACCTCACCTCCGACCAGACGGTCAGCCGCAAGGTGAAGGAGCTGGTCATCGCCCTCAAGGTCGACCAGCGGATGAGCAAGGACGACATCCTCGCCGGCTACATCAACACCAGCTACTACGGCCGCGGCGCGCACGGCATCCAGGCCGCCGCCCAGTCCTACTACGGCGTCGACGCCGACGACCTCACCGTCTCCCAGGGCGCCTACCTCGCGGCCCTCCTCCAGGCGCCCAGCCAGTACGACTGGGCCGTCGCCTCGGAGAAGGGCAAGAAGCTCGTCAAGGAGCGCTGGCGGTACGTCCTGGACAACATGGTCGACCAGGGCTGGCTCGACAAGGCGAGCGCCGCCGAGGAGGAGTTCCCCGTCCCGGACGAGCCGAAGCCCGCCCCCGGCCTCCAGGGCCAGAAGGGCTACCTCGTCAACGCCGCCAACAACGCCCTGCGCAAGCAGCTGATGGCCCAGGGCGCCACCGCCGAGGAGGCCCAGACCTCCGTCGAGGCCGGCGGCTGGACCATGACGCTCAACATCGACAAGAAGAAGCAGCGCGAGCTGGAGCGCTCGGTCGACAGCTCCCTCAACGACCAGCTCGACCCCGAGGCCCGCAAGGTCGACGCCCGCGTCCAGACCGGCGCGGCCTCCGTCGACCCGCGCAACGGCAAGGTCCTGGCCCTCTACGGCGGCCGCGACTACCTCGAGCACCAGCTGTCCAACGCCACGCGCCGCGACTACCAGGTGGCCTCGACCTTCAAGCCGTTGATCCTCGCCTCCGCCCTGGAGAGCGGTGCGAAGACCCAGGACGGCCAGGCCATCACCGCCGGCACCATCTACGACGGCACCAGCGAACGGCCCCTGGAGGGCTCGCCCACGCCGTACGCGCCGCCCAACGAGGACGACGTCGACTACGGTCCGGTCACCGTCCAGAAGGCGATGAACAAGTCCGTCAACTCCGTCTTCGCGCAGATGGGCGTCGACGTCGGCATGGACGAGGTGATGAAGACCGCGGGTGACCTCGGCATGGACGTCGACGGGCTGGAGGCGGTCCCCGCCCAGACGCTCGGCTCGATGGGCGCCAGCCCGCTGGAGATGGCCGGCGTCTACGCGACCTTCGCCAACCACGGCAAGCTGGTCACCCCGGCCGTGCTGAAGAGCGCCGAGAACCGCGACGGCTCCGTGGACCTGCCGAAGGCGGTCGGTGAGCAGGTGATCAAGCGCTCCACCGCCGACGCCGTCACCTCCGTCCTCACCGGCGTGGTCGACGACGGCACCGGCGCGGCGGTCCGCCACTCCGCGCAGGACGTGGCCGGCAAGACCGGCACCTCCGACGACAACAAGTCCGCCTGGTTCACCGGCTTCACCCCGAAGCTCGTCACCTCCGTCGGCCTCTTCGGGGAGGACATGGAGAAGAAGGGCCAGCAGGTCTCGCTTCACGGCGCGGCCGGCGGCGGCCGGGTCAACGGCGGCGGCTTCCCCGCACGGATCTGGGCCGACTACACCTTCGACGTGATGGGCACCCCGGTCGCCTTCGAGCTGGAGACCGACATGGGCGCGGGTGTCGCCCCGCCGCCGGAACCCGACCCGACGACGCCCCCGCCGCCGGAGGAGACGGAGCCCGCGGAGCCCAGCGGCGACCCCGAGCCCTCCGACGACCCGCCCTCCGAGGAGCCGACCGACCCGGACCCCTCGGACCAGCCCACCGGTGACCCGTCGGCCCCCGAGTCGCCCCCGGAGACCCCGCCGGGCCCGGAACTGCCGACCAACGACCCGGTCGCACCGGGCGCCGAGGAGTAG
- a CDS encoding PadR family transcriptional regulator, whose protein sequence is MSIGHTLLGLLESGPRHGYDLKRAFDDKFGHDRPLHYGQVYATMSRLLKNGLVEVDAVESGAGPERKRYAITEAGITDVAAWLATPEKPEPYLQSTLYTKVVLALLTGRDAGDLLDTQRAEHLRLMRALTARKRQGDLADQLICDHALFHLEADLRWLELTAARLGALGKAVGA, encoded by the coding sequence ATGTCCATCGGTCACACCCTGCTCGGCCTGCTGGAGTCCGGCCCCCGCCACGGCTACGACCTCAAGCGCGCCTTCGACGACAAGTTCGGCCACGACCGGCCCCTGCACTACGGCCAGGTCTACGCCACCATGTCCCGCCTGCTGAAGAACGGCCTCGTGGAGGTCGACGCGGTGGAGTCCGGCGCCGGTCCCGAACGGAAGCGGTACGCCATCACGGAGGCGGGCATCACCGATGTCGCCGCCTGGCTCGCCACCCCGGAGAAACCCGAGCCCTACCTCCAGTCGACCCTGTACACGAAGGTCGTCCTCGCCCTGCTCACCGGCCGCGACGCCGGTGACCTGCTCGACACCCAGCGGGCCGAGCACCTGCGGCTGATGCGCGCCCTGACCGCCCGCAAGCGTCAGGGCGACCTCGCCGACCAGCTCATCTGCGACCACGCCCTCTTCCACCTGGAGGCGGACCTGCGCTGGCTGGAACTGACCGCCGCCCGCCTCGGCGCCCTCGGAAAGGCGGTCGGCGCGTGA
- a CDS encoding ABC transporter ATP-binding protein produces the protein MSAASPSPPAGTAPAPAGSLLAAAGLRKTYGRTTALDGADFSIHAGEVVAVMGPSGSGKSTLLHCLAGVVRPDSGTLTYQGTPLGDLSDQRLSALRRTEFGFVFQFGRLVPELTCAENVALPLRLNGVRRRTAEAAATAWLERLEVDDVHDKRPGEVSGGQGQRVAVARALVTGARVVFADEPTGALDSLNGERVMELLTESARAAGTAVVLVTHENRVAAYSDREVVVRDGRCRDMERYV, from the coding sequence GTGAGTGCTGCCTCCCCCTCACCGCCGGCGGGGACCGCCCCCGCCCCCGCCGGCTCGCTCCTGGCCGCCGCCGGGCTGCGCAAGACGTACGGCCGGACCACCGCCCTGGACGGCGCCGACTTCTCCATCCACGCCGGTGAGGTGGTCGCCGTCATGGGGCCCTCCGGCTCCGGCAAGTCCACGCTGCTGCACTGCCTGGCCGGCGTCGTCCGCCCGGACAGCGGCACCCTCACCTACCAGGGCACACCACTCGGCGACCTGTCCGACCAGCGCCTGAGCGCGCTGCGCCGCACCGAGTTCGGCTTCGTCTTCCAGTTCGGCCGGCTCGTCCCCGAGCTGACCTGCGCGGAGAACGTGGCGCTGCCGCTCCGGCTGAACGGCGTGCGGCGCAGGACCGCCGAGGCCGCCGCCACCGCCTGGCTGGAGCGCCTGGAGGTGGACGACGTCCACGACAAGCGTCCGGGCGAGGTCTCCGGCGGCCAGGGGCAGCGGGTCGCGGTGGCCCGCGCCCTGGTCACCGGGGCGCGCGTGGTCTTCGCCGACGAGCCGACCGGCGCCCTGGACTCCCTCAACGGCGAGCGGGTCATGGAACTGCTCACCGAGTCGGCCCGGGCGGCCGGCACCGCCGTCGTCCTGGTCACCCACGAGAACCGGGTGGCCGCCTACTCCGACCGCGAGGTCGTCGTCCGCGACGGCCGCTGCCGGGACATGGAGCGGTACGTGTGA
- a CDS encoding class I SAM-dependent DNA methyltransferase produces MNEGPGQQSGAAAGGYPAGLVVDRTGQAEAFDAIGKRYDEAFPHKEGQIAAVQRLLSELPAGARVLDVGCGTGLPTAGQLTDAGHRVTGVDLSAGMLELARTNVPGAEFLHRDLASLRADGPRGLGRFDGITCFFTLLMLPREEIPLALGMLRSLLVPGGHLALSMVEADLDDAGIPFLGHTLRVSGYLREELRRVVTGAGFEITGEDDYAYAPASTDAPPEYQLFLNCRRD; encoded by the coding sequence GTGAACGAGGGTCCAGGGCAGCAGAGCGGCGCGGCGGCGGGTGGTTACCCCGCGGGCCTGGTCGTGGACCGTACCGGGCAGGCCGAGGCGTTCGACGCGATAGGCAAGCGGTACGACGAGGCGTTCCCGCACAAGGAGGGCCAGATAGCCGCTGTGCAGCGCCTGCTCTCCGAACTCCCCGCCGGGGCACGCGTCCTGGACGTCGGCTGCGGCACCGGCCTGCCGACCGCCGGGCAGCTCACCGACGCCGGCCACCGGGTCACCGGGGTCGACCTCTCCGCGGGGATGCTGGAGCTGGCCCGGACCAACGTCCCCGGCGCCGAGTTCCTCCACCGCGACCTGGCCTCGCTCAGGGCCGACGGCCCGCGGGGGCTCGGCCGGTTCGACGGCATCACCTGTTTCTTCACCCTGCTGATGCTGCCGCGCGAGGAGATCCCCCTCGCCCTCGGCATGCTCCGCTCGCTGCTGGTTCCCGGCGGTCATCTCGCCCTGTCGATGGTCGAGGCCGACCTGGACGACGCGGGCATCCCCTTCCTCGGCCACACCCTGCGGGTCTCCGGCTACCTCCGTGAGGAGCTGCGCCGGGTGGTGACCGGAGCGGGCTTCGAGATCACCGGCGAGGACGACTACGCGTACGCGCCGGCCAGCACCGACGCCCCACCCGAGTACCAGCTCTTCCTGAACTGCCGGCGCGACTGA
- a CDS encoding FtsX-like permease family protein, whose product MTTTAPQAATAPPLPSAPRGSGRSGWFQDLLTGLRFAFGGGREGWSRTLLTAAGVGAAVAVLLGAASTPHLLAERAARGDARTASAVRDPGSAARSDSTVLYSTTESDYRSETIWGTYLKAEGNAPALPPGLPGLPADGEMYASPALRDLLGTEEGALLRERLPQKIVGTIGDAGLVNPRELLFYAGHDALTPGEAGRTEGFGLASEGDDLAPSLVILITLMCVVLLTPVAVFIATAVRFGGERRDRRLAALRLVGADRPTVRRIAAGEALGGALLGLAVGGVLFLALRPPAQYVEVWDVGVFAGDLVPDPLLGLVVLLGVPLAAVLVTLVSLKSVAIEPLGVVRHAKPRRRRLWWRLLLPVLGVALLLPFSGDVGFRDVMYSEYVIGAGSALVLIGLIALLPWAVEAVVRRLRGGPVPWQLATRRLQLESGSVSRSVGGITVAVAGAIAIQMLLGSMHEDFIKLTGQDPARAEVGVATNHADGELAQRMIADFRATEGVRKVIGTVNVYATRPGPYKGDIRPTTELHVADCATLRELARIDRCEDGDTFVAHSPDEEMNAWVDQSARPGKPVNLGDNPEDAGFSDHEPAGEILWTLPADSPVVRTRKDPGGNHRDGIYVTPSAIGKELERAPAMTTAMIKLDLSVPDGVEHVRNTAAAIDPTMRVTNFIAVTRDRNYASAQTALMVGASVLLVLIAASLLVSTTEQLRERRRVLAALVAFGTPRRTLAWSTLWQTAVPVVLGIGVAVLGGLGLGAVMTGVIGKPVQSWWVFWPYALTGAGVTLLITLASLPPLLRMTRPDGLRTE is encoded by the coding sequence GTGACGACCACCGCACCGCAGGCGGCAACCGCGCCGCCACTCCCCTCCGCCCCGCGCGGCTCCGGCCGCAGCGGATGGTTCCAGGACCTGCTCACCGGCCTGCGGTTCGCCTTCGGCGGCGGCCGTGAGGGCTGGTCGCGCACGCTGCTGACCGCCGCCGGGGTCGGCGCCGCCGTCGCCGTGCTGCTCGGCGCCGCCAGCACTCCGCACCTGCTCGCCGAACGTGCCGCGCGCGGCGACGCCCGTACCGCCTCCGCGGTGAGGGACCCGGGAAGCGCCGCACGCTCCGACTCCACCGTGCTCTACTCCACCACGGAGTCCGACTACCGCTCCGAGACGATCTGGGGCACGTACCTCAAGGCCGAGGGGAACGCCCCGGCGCTCCCGCCGGGCCTGCCCGGGCTCCCCGCCGACGGCGAGATGTACGCCTCGCCCGCCCTGCGCGACCTGCTGGGCACCGAGGAGGGCGCCCTCCTCCGCGAGCGCCTCCCCCAGAAGATCGTCGGCACCATCGGCGACGCGGGGCTGGTCAACCCGCGCGAACTCCTCTTCTACGCGGGCCACGACGCGCTCACCCCGGGGGAGGCCGGGCGTACCGAGGGGTTCGGCCTGGCCTCCGAGGGGGACGACCTGGCTCCCTCGCTGGTCATCCTGATCACGCTGATGTGCGTGGTCCTGCTCACCCCCGTCGCGGTCTTCATCGCCACCGCCGTCCGCTTCGGCGGCGAGCGGCGCGACCGCCGGCTCGCGGCGCTGCGCCTGGTCGGCGCCGACCGGCCCACCGTCCGCCGGATCGCGGCCGGCGAGGCACTCGGCGGCGCGCTGCTGGGCCTCGCCGTCGGCGGCGTCCTGTTCCTGGCGCTGCGGCCGCCGGCCCAGTACGTCGAGGTGTGGGACGTCGGCGTCTTCGCGGGCGACCTGGTGCCGGACCCGCTGCTCGGCCTGGTGGTCCTCCTCGGGGTGCCGCTCGCGGCGGTGCTGGTCACGCTGGTCTCGCTCAAGTCGGTGGCGATCGAACCGCTCGGGGTGGTCCGCCACGCCAAGCCGCGCCGCCGCCGCCTGTGGTGGCGCCTGCTGCTGCCGGTGCTGGGTGTGGCCCTGCTGCTCCCGTTCAGCGGGGACGTCGGCTTCCGCGATGTCATGTACAGCGAGTACGTGATCGGCGCCGGCAGCGCGCTGGTCCTGATCGGCCTGATCGCCCTGCTTCCCTGGGCCGTCGAGGCCGTCGTCCGGCGGCTGCGGGGCGGCCCCGTCCCCTGGCAGCTCGCCACCCGCCGGCTCCAGCTGGAGAGCGGCTCCGTCTCCCGGTCGGTCGGCGGGATCACGGTGGCGGTCGCGGGGGCCATCGCCATCCAGATGCTCCTCGGTTCGATGCACGAGGACTTCATCAAGCTCACCGGCCAGGACCCGGCCCGCGCCGAGGTCGGCGTCGCCACCAACCACGCCGACGGCGAGCTGGCCCAGCGGATGATCGCCGACTTCCGCGCCACCGAGGGCGTCCGGAAGGTCATCGGCACGGTCAACGTCTACGCGACCCGGCCGGGCCCGTACAAGGGCGACATCCGCCCCACCACCGAACTGCACGTCGCCGACTGCGCCACCCTGCGCGAGCTGGCCCGGATCGACCGGTGCGAGGACGGCGACACCTTCGTCGCGCACAGCCCGGACGAGGAGATGAACGCCTGGGTCGACCAGTCGGCCCGCCCCGGCAAGCCGGTCAACCTCGGTGACAACCCCGAGGACGCCGGGTTCTCCGACCACGAGCCGGCCGGCGAGATCCTCTGGACCCTCCCCGCAGACAGCCCCGTGGTCCGCACCCGGAAGGACCCGGGCGGCAACCACCGGGACGGCATCTACGTCACCCCGAGCGCCATCGGCAAGGAGCTGGAGCGCGCCCCGGCGATGACCACCGCCATGATCAAGCTGGACCTGTCGGTCCCGGACGGCGTGGAGCACGTGCGCAACACCGCCGCCGCCATCGACCCGACGATGCGGGTGACCAACTTCATCGCCGTCACCCGCGACCGCAACTACGCCAGCGCCCAGACCGCCCTCATGGTCGGCGCCTCGGTACTGCTGGTGCTGATCGCGGCCTCGCTGCTGGTGTCGACGACCGAGCAGTTGCGGGAGCGGCGCCGGGTGCTGGCCGCCCTGGTCGCCTTCGGCACGCCGCGCCGGACGCTGGCCTGGTCCACGCTGTGGCAGACCGCCGTCCCGGTCGTCCTCGGCATCGGCGTGGCGGTCCTCGGCGGGCTCGGCCTGGGCGCCGTGATGACCGGGGTGATCGGCAAGCCCGTCCAGTCCTGGTGGGTCTTCTGGCCGTACGCGCTGACGGGCGCCGGGGTGACCCTGTTGATCACGCTGGCCTCGCTGCCGCCGCTGCTGCGGATGACCCGGCCGGACGGCCTGCGGACCGAGTGA
- a CDS encoding SPFH domain-containing protein has protein sequence MPQPSVREFQAHSIGGAMALLLGLLGLVVGAGLIAFGAAADADAVKAVLIVVGILVAIGAFLAMCGLNMVAPGEARVVQLFGRYRGTIRTDGLRWVNPLTTREKISTRVRNHETAVLKVNDAYGNPIELAAVVVWQVEDTARAVFEVDDFLEFVSTQTEAAVRHIAIEYPYDAHDEGGLSLRGNAEEITEKLAVELHARVEAAGVKIVESRFTHLAYAPEIASAMLQRQQAGAVVAARRLIVEGAVGMVEQALSRIQEDDIVELDSDRKAAMVSNLMVVLCGDRSAQPVVNTGTLYQ, from the coding sequence ATGCCGCAGCCGTCCGTCCGCGAGTTCCAGGCGCACAGCATCGGCGGGGCGATGGCCCTGCTGCTCGGCCTCCTCGGCCTGGTCGTCGGGGCGGGCCTGATCGCCTTCGGCGCGGCGGCCGACGCCGACGCCGTCAAGGCCGTGCTGATCGTCGTCGGCATCCTGGTGGCGATCGGCGCCTTCCTCGCGATGTGCGGACTGAACATGGTGGCGCCGGGCGAGGCCCGCGTCGTCCAGCTCTTCGGGCGGTACCGCGGCACCATCCGCACCGACGGCCTGCGCTGGGTCAACCCGCTGACCACCCGCGAGAAGATCTCCACCCGGGTGCGCAACCACGAGACGGCCGTCCTCAAGGTCAACGACGCCTACGGCAACCCGATCGAGCTGGCCGCCGTCGTCGTCTGGCAGGTCGAGGACACCGCCCGCGCCGTCTTCGAGGTGGACGACTTCCTGGAGTTCGTCTCCACCCAGACCGAGGCCGCCGTCCGCCACATCGCCATCGAGTACCCCTACGACGCCCACGACGAGGGCGGCCTGTCCCTGCGCGGCAACGCCGAGGAGATCACCGAGAAGCTCGCCGTCGAGCTGCACGCCCGGGTCGAGGCGGCCGGCGTCAAGATCGTCGAGTCCCGCTTCACGCACCTCGCCTACGCCCCCGAGATCGCCTCGGCGATGCTCCAGCGCCAGCAGGCCGGTGCCGTCGTCGCCGCCCGCCGGCTGATCGTCGAGGGCGCGGTGGGCATGGTCGAGCAGGCCCTGTCCCGTATCCAGGAGGACGACATCGTGGAGCTCGACTCCGACCGCAAGGCCGCCATGGTCAGCAACCTGATGGTGGTCCTCTGCGGCGACCGGTCCGCCCAGCCGGTCGTCAACACGGGCACGCTCTACCAGTGA
- a CDS encoding SpoIIE family protein phosphatase, whose amino-acid sequence MTEHPTSHEGRQQRTAGPTAPAERRGARLRTPDPAEGADGQEPAGPPERGRTEKAPVPRPAKGRRRRKGGSRRAAALPAQDSTTPAKRSGGRGRSGKGTSDAPVEHGPAPAQAGPGAARGSREEPPRGGPGDGGHLPGQLPGTARRDGDRLRFVGAATRRIARGIDPDEIVMGLCRATVPTFSDAILVYLSDPLLVGDERPAGPLVLRLRRTDRLRHLGEAEEEREGSLAAQIPLSPEALLSPELCEVRPGGALAEVLRGVRPVFSDTPAARAALPELLGEGPTVPGGMRTILAPLRGRRRVIGAAVFLRSPDRPAFDPDDLLVAAQLATHSALGIDKAVLYGREAYIADELQRTMLPETLPKATGVRLASRYLPAAESARVGGDWYDAIPLPGSRVALVVGDVMGHSMTSAAIMGQLRTTAQTLAGLDLPPQEVLHHLDEQAQRLGSDRMATCVYAVYDPVSHRITVANAGHPPPVLLHLGGRAEVLRVPPGAPIGVGGVDFEAVELDAPAGATLLLYTDGLVESRLRDVWTGIEQLRERLAATARLTGPDHPPPLEALCDDVLDMLGPGDRDDDIALLAARFDGIAPSDVAYWFLEPDPAAPGRARRLARAALARWELEELTDSVELLVSEVVTNAVRYATRPVTLRLLRTDVLRVEVGDDVPQLPRLRQARATDEGGRGLYLVNKVARRWDATRLSNGKIVWFELSMP is encoded by the coding sequence GTGACGGAGCACCCCACCTCCCACGAGGGCCGGCAGCAGAGAACTGCCGGCCCGACCGCCCCCGCCGAACGGCGCGGGGCGCGCCTGCGTACCCCCGATCCAGCCGAGGGGGCGGACGGCCAGGAGCCGGCCGGCCCACCGGAACGGGGCCGCACCGAGAAGGCCCCCGTACCGCGCCCGGCCAAAGGACGGCGGCGGCGCAAAGGCGGCTCCCGACGCGCAGCGGCCTTACCGGCGCAGGACTCCACCACCCCCGCCAAACGCTCCGGCGGTCGCGGCCGGTCCGGTAAGGGCACGTCCGACGCGCCCGTCGAGCACGGCCCCGCGCCCGCCCAGGCCGGCCCCGGCGCGGCCCGCGGCTCGCGCGAGGAGCCACCGCGCGGCGGGCCCGGCGACGGCGGCCACCTGCCGGGCCAACTGCCGGGCACGGCGCGGCGCGACGGCGACCGGCTGAGGTTCGTCGGGGCGGCCACCCGGCGCATCGCCCGCGGCATCGACCCGGACGAGATCGTGATGGGCCTGTGCCGGGCGACGGTGCCGACCTTCTCCGACGCCATCCTCGTCTACCTCAGCGACCCGCTGCTGGTCGGCGACGAGCGGCCGGCGGGACCGCTGGTGCTGCGGCTGCGCCGCACCGACCGGCTGCGGCACCTCGGTGAGGCCGAGGAGGAGAGGGAGGGCTCGCTCGCCGCGCAGATCCCGCTCTCGCCGGAGGCGCTGCTCTCGCCCGAGCTGTGCGAGGTGCGCCCCGGCGGCGCCCTCGCCGAGGTGCTGCGCGGGGTGCGCCCGGTCTTCTCCGACACGCCCGCGGCCCGCGCCGCCCTGCCCGAACTGCTCGGCGAGGGGCCGACGGTGCCCGGCGGGATGCGCACCATCCTGGCGCCGCTGCGCGGCCGCCGCCGGGTGATCGGTGCCGCCGTCTTCCTGCGCAGCCCCGACCGGCCCGCCTTCGATCCGGACGACCTGCTGGTCGCGGCCCAACTGGCGACACACAGCGCGCTCGGCATCGACAAGGCGGTGCTGTACGGCCGCGAGGCGTACATCGCGGACGAGTTGCAGCGCACCATGCTCCCCGAGACCCTGCCGAAGGCGACAGGGGTCCGGCTGGCCAGCCGGTACCTGCCGGCCGCCGAGTCGGCCCGCGTCGGCGGCGACTGGTACGACGCGATCCCGCTGCCGGGCTCGCGGGTGGCGCTGGTGGTCGGCGACGTGATGGGGCACTCGATGACCTCGGCGGCGATCATGGGCCAGCTGCGGACCACCGCGCAGACCCTGGCGGGGCTGGACCTGCCGCCGCAGGAGGTGCTGCACCACCTGGACGAACAGGCGCAGCGGCTGGGCTCGGACCGGATGGCGACCTGCGTGTACGCGGTGTACGACCCGGTGTCGCACCGCATCACGGTGGCCAACGCCGGGCATCCGCCGCCGGTCCTGCTGCACCTGGGGGGCCGTGCGGAGGTGCTGCGGGTGCCGCCGGGTGCGCCGATCGGCGTCGGCGGGGTCGACTTCGAGGCGGTCGAGCTGGACGCGCCGGCCGGGGCGACGCTGCTGCTGTACACCGACGGCCTGGTGGAGTCGCGGCTGCGGGACGTGTGGACCGGCATCGAGCAGCTGCGGGAGCGGCTGGCGGCGACGGCCCGGCTGACCGGCCCCGACCATCCGCCGCCGCTGGAGGCGCTCTGCGACGACGTGCTGGACATGCTGGGTCCGGGCGACCGGGACGACGACATCGCACTGCTCGCGGCCCGCTTCGACGGGATCGCGCCGAGCGACGTGGCGTACTGGTTCCTGGAGCCCGACCCGGCGGCGCCCGGCCGGGCCCGGCGCCTGGCCCGGGCGGCGCTGGCACGGTGGGAGCTGGAGGAGCTGACGGACTCGGTGGAACTGCTGGTCAGCGAGGTGGTGACCAACGCGGTCCGGTACGCCACGCGCCCGGTGACGCTGCGGCTGCTCCGTACCGACGTGCTGCGGGTGGAGGTCGGCGACGACGTGCCCCAGCTTCCGAGACTGCGGCAGGCCCGCGCCACCGACGAGGGCGGGCGCGGCCTGTACCTGGTCAACAAGGTGGCCCGGCGCTGGGACGCGACCCGGCTGAGCAACGGCAAGATCGTCTGGTTCGAGCTGTCGATGCCCTGA